In a genomic window of Primulina huaijiensis isolate GDHJ02 chromosome 10, ASM1229523v2, whole genome shotgun sequence:
- the LOC140986100 gene encoding uncharacterized protein isoform X1, with protein MEQAKLLAESLVKNSDSPRFAWLLFKRTLVNHNVNNLSSFQRSLPVITPILIRAKMFSEIEALHQRILRFDRVPRRVLYYLVNVLAKSDHIDKAMHFFQSIRTHFLDYPPSIFLYNLLIRTSLQHCCSDYVSWLYKDLIFSKVKPEAYTFNLLISGLCDSGRLEDARELFDRMPEKGCEPNEFSFGIMVRGYCRLGQPYKGLDLLVLMKKMGILPNVVIYNTLIASFCNEDKNDEVEMLMEKMKEDDIAPNVVTFNIRISALCKAGKVLEASRIFRDMQIDETFELPRPNVLTHNLMLESLFREGMLEEANTLVESMKKDGIFSNSESYNTWLLGLLRNGKLLEAHKVMREMEDDGLEPNLYSYNIMINGFCEHGMLADARALMCLMLTRGVYPDTVTYSALLQGYCKKRKTFEANKVLQDMIKDGCFPNTYTCNILLHSLWEEGKTAEAERLLQKMNERGDVLDTVTCNIVIDGLCKSGKVDKAVEIVSEMWNHGSAALGALGNLYIGLVDENRKKCSPDLISYSTIINGLCKDGRLGEAKKKFVEMLGKNLYPDSIIYNIFVYNLCKRGKLSSAFQVLKDMERKGCDKSLQTYNALIMGLGSKNQIFEIFGLMDEMIEKGINPNVYTYNLVLNCLSEGGKSEETATLLDDMLQKEVTPNIYSFKMLIKTFCRAGEFRPAQEAFEIAISLYGHVTILYSLMFNELLAGEEVLEARKLIETAVGRCLDLSSFQCKALMETLCIDGNLECAIDILNKMVQKGCRFDPASFMPVIDHLIKSGSKRQANKLTEQMLAMDSKDEMENEVHRNDKHSKNKIRRKDGERDWRNILHRDDGSSIAMKTLKRVERGWGQGGLSYSQPPQKDFLDLSFM; from the exons ATGGAGCAAGCAAAACTGCTGGCGGAATCTCTGGTAAAAAACTCCGACAGCCCCAGATTTGCATGGCTACTTTTTAAGCGTACTCTCGTTAATCACAACGTGAATAATCTTTCTTCTTTCCAACGTTCCCTCCCTGTCATTACCCCCATTCTCATCCGCGCCAAAATGTTCTCTGAAATCGAAGCTCTGCACCAACGTATTCTTCGTTTTGATAGAGTCCCGCGACGTGTTTTGTATTACTTGGTTAATGTGTTGGCCAAGTCCGATCATATTGACAAGGCTATGCATTTTTTTCAATCTATTCGAACCCATTTCCTTGACTACCCGCCTTCGATATTCTTGTACAATTTGCTCATTAGAACTTCTCTTCAACACTGTTGTTCGGATTATGTATCGTGGCTCTacaaagatttgattttttccAAAGTAAAGCCGGAAGCTTACACTTTCAATCTTCTGATTTCTGGGTTGTGTGATTCAGGTCGTTTGGAAGATGCCCGTGAGTTGTTTGATAGAATGCCGGAAAAAGGTTGTGAACCTAATGAGTTCAGTTTTGGGATTATGGTGCGTGGGTATTGTAGACTCGGGCAACCGTATAAAGGGTTGGATCTTCTGGttttgatgaagaaaatggGTATCTTGCCTAATGTTGTGATTTACAATACGTTAATTGCGAGCTTTTGTAATGAAGATAAGAACGATGAGGTTGAAATGTTGATGGAGAAGATGAAGGAAGATGATATTGCTCCAAATGTTGTGACTTTTAACATTAGAATCTCTGCCCTTTGTAAGGCCGGGAAGGTTTTGGAAGCCTCAAGGATTTTTCGGGACATGCAAATAGATGAAACATTTGAACTGCCAAGACCTAATGTTTTGACTCATAACTTGATGTTGGAGAGTTTATTCAGGGAGGGGATGTTGGAAGAAGCAAATACTTTAGTTGAGTCCATGAAAAAGGATGGTATTTTCTCAAATTCTGAGAGCTATAACACATGGCTGTTGGGTTTGTTGAGAAATGGGAAACTCTTGGAGGCTCATAAAGTTATGCGAGAAATGGAGGACGATGGTCTAGAGCCTAATTTGTATTCTTATAATATCATGATTAATGGATTTTGTGAACATGGCATGCTTGCTGACGCAAGAGCCCTTATGTGTTTGATGCTAACTCGGGGAGTTTACCCTGATACAGTCACTTATAGTGCACTGCTCCAAGGGTATTGTAAAAAGAGGAAGACATTTGAGGCTAATAAAGTTCTTCAAGATATGATTAAGGATGGATGTTTTCCAAATACTTATACTTGCAATATACTGTTGCACAGCCTATGGGAAGAAGGTAAAACAGCAGAAGCCGAGAGGTTATTGCAAAAGATGAACGAAAGAGGTGATGTACTGGATACTGTGACCTGTAATATTGTCATTGATGGTTTGTGCAAAAGTGGGAAGGTTGATAAGGCAGTTGAAATTGTGAGTGAAATGTGGAATCATGGAAGTGCTGCTCTTGGTGCTTTGGGGAACTTGTACATTGGCCTAGTGGATGAAAATAGGAAGAAATGCTCACCTGACTTGATCAGTTATTCGACTATCATAAATGGTTTATGCAAGGATGGACGGCTTGGTGAAGCTAAAAAGAAGTTCGTTGAGATGTTGGGTAAAAACTTGTACCCGGATTCAATcatctataatatttttgtatataaCCTGTGCAAGAGAGGGAAACTATCATCTGCATTTCAGGTTCTTAAAGACATGGAGAGAAAGGGTTGTGACAAAAGCTTACAAACTTACAATGCCTTGATTATGGGATTGGGTAGTAAGaaccaaatatttgaaatatttgggcTAATGGATGAGATGATAGAAAAAGGCATTAATCCTAATGTTTACACCTACAACCTTGTTCTTAATTGTCTATCTGAAGGAGGAAAAAGTGAAGAAACTGCAACTCTTTTAGATGACATGCTGCAGAAGGAGGTAACACCTAACATATATTCCTTTAAGATGTTAATTAAAACATTCTGCAGAGCCGGTGAGTTCAGACCAGCACAGGAGGCATTTGAAATAGCCATCAGTTTATACGGTCACGTGACGATTCTTTATAGCCTAATGTTCAATGAGCTGCTCGCTGGAGAGGAAGTCTTGGAAGCTAGAAAATTAATTGAAACTGCAGTTGGGAGGTGTCTTGATTTGAGCAGTTTCCAGTGCAAGGCATTGATGGAAACATTATGCATAGATGGGAATTTAGAATGTGCCATTGATATTCTTAACAAAATGGTGCAGAAAGGATGTAGATTTGATCCTGCATCATTCATGCCAGTGATTGATCATCTGATTAAGAGTGGAAGTAAGCGTCAGGCCAATAAGTTGACCGAGCAAATGCTGGCGATGGATTCAAAAGATGAGATGGAAAATGAGGTGCATAGAAATGATAAGCACTCTAAAAATAAGATACGACGTAAAGATGGCGAGAGAGATTGGCGAAATATTCTACACAG AGATGATGGGAGTTCAATAGCTATGAAAACTTTGAAACGAGTGGAGAGAGGGTGGGGTCAAGGAGGCTTATCATATTCTCAACCTCCACAAAAAGACTTTCTCGATCTTTCCTTCATGTAG
- the LOC140986100 gene encoding uncharacterized protein isoform X2, translating into MPEKGCEPNEFSFGIMVRGYCRLGQPYKGLDLLVLMKKMGILPNVVIYNTLIASFCNEDKNDEVEMLMEKMKEDDIAPNVVTFNIRISALCKAGKVLEASRIFRDMQIDETFELPRPNVLTHNLMLESLFREGMLEEANTLVESMKKDGIFSNSESYNTWLLGLLRNGKLLEAHKVMREMEDDGLEPNLYSYNIMINGFCEHGMLADARALMCLMLTRGVYPDTVTYSALLQGYCKKRKTFEANKVLQDMIKDGCFPNTYTCNILLHSLWEEGKTAEAERLLQKMNERGDVLDTVTCNIVIDGLCKSGKVDKAVEIVSEMWNHGSAALGALGNLYIGLVDENRKKCSPDLISYSTIINGLCKDGRLGEAKKKFVEMLGKNLYPDSIIYNIFVYNLCKRGKLSSAFQVLKDMERKGCDKSLQTYNALIMGLGSKNQIFEIFGLMDEMIEKGINPNVYTYNLVLNCLSEGGKSEETATLLDDMLQKEVTPNIYSFKMLIKTFCRAGEFRPAQEAFEIAISLYGHVTILYSLMFNELLAGEEVLEARKLIETAVGRCLDLSSFQCKALMETLCIDGNLECAIDILNKMVQKGCRFDPASFMPVIDHLIKSGSKRQANKLTEQMLAMDSKDEMENEVHRNDKHSKNKIRRKDGERDWRNILHRDDGSSIAMKTLKRVERGWGQGGLSYSQPPQKDFLDLSFM; encoded by the exons ATGCCGGAAAAAGGTTGTGAACCTAATGAGTTCAGTTTTGGGATTATGGTGCGTGGGTATTGTAGACTCGGGCAACCGTATAAAGGGTTGGATCTTCTGGttttgatgaagaaaatggGTATCTTGCCTAATGTTGTGATTTACAATACGTTAATTGCGAGCTTTTGTAATGAAGATAAGAACGATGAGGTTGAAATGTTGATGGAGAAGATGAAGGAAGATGATATTGCTCCAAATGTTGTGACTTTTAACATTAGAATCTCTGCCCTTTGTAAGGCCGGGAAGGTTTTGGAAGCCTCAAGGATTTTTCGGGACATGCAAATAGATGAAACATTTGAACTGCCAAGACCTAATGTTTTGACTCATAACTTGATGTTGGAGAGTTTATTCAGGGAGGGGATGTTGGAAGAAGCAAATACTTTAGTTGAGTCCATGAAAAAGGATGGTATTTTCTCAAATTCTGAGAGCTATAACACATGGCTGTTGGGTTTGTTGAGAAATGGGAAACTCTTGGAGGCTCATAAAGTTATGCGAGAAATGGAGGACGATGGTCTAGAGCCTAATTTGTATTCTTATAATATCATGATTAATGGATTTTGTGAACATGGCATGCTTGCTGACGCAAGAGCCCTTATGTGTTTGATGCTAACTCGGGGAGTTTACCCTGATACAGTCACTTATAGTGCACTGCTCCAAGGGTATTGTAAAAAGAGGAAGACATTTGAGGCTAATAAAGTTCTTCAAGATATGATTAAGGATGGATGTTTTCCAAATACTTATACTTGCAATATACTGTTGCACAGCCTATGGGAAGAAGGTAAAACAGCAGAAGCCGAGAGGTTATTGCAAAAGATGAACGAAAGAGGTGATGTACTGGATACTGTGACCTGTAATATTGTCATTGATGGTTTGTGCAAAAGTGGGAAGGTTGATAAGGCAGTTGAAATTGTGAGTGAAATGTGGAATCATGGAAGTGCTGCTCTTGGTGCTTTGGGGAACTTGTACATTGGCCTAGTGGATGAAAATAGGAAGAAATGCTCACCTGACTTGATCAGTTATTCGACTATCATAAATGGTTTATGCAAGGATGGACGGCTTGGTGAAGCTAAAAAGAAGTTCGTTGAGATGTTGGGTAAAAACTTGTACCCGGATTCAATcatctataatatttttgtatataaCCTGTGCAAGAGAGGGAAACTATCATCTGCATTTCAGGTTCTTAAAGACATGGAGAGAAAGGGTTGTGACAAAAGCTTACAAACTTACAATGCCTTGATTATGGGATTGGGTAGTAAGaaccaaatatttgaaatatttgggcTAATGGATGAGATGATAGAAAAAGGCATTAATCCTAATGTTTACACCTACAACCTTGTTCTTAATTGTCTATCTGAAGGAGGAAAAAGTGAAGAAACTGCAACTCTTTTAGATGACATGCTGCAGAAGGAGGTAACACCTAACATATATTCCTTTAAGATGTTAATTAAAACATTCTGCAGAGCCGGTGAGTTCAGACCAGCACAGGAGGCATTTGAAATAGCCATCAGTTTATACGGTCACGTGACGATTCTTTATAGCCTAATGTTCAATGAGCTGCTCGCTGGAGAGGAAGTCTTGGAAGCTAGAAAATTAATTGAAACTGCAGTTGGGAGGTGTCTTGATTTGAGCAGTTTCCAGTGCAAGGCATTGATGGAAACATTATGCATAGATGGGAATTTAGAATGTGCCATTGATATTCTTAACAAAATGGTGCAGAAAGGATGTAGATTTGATCCTGCATCATTCATGCCAGTGATTGATCATCTGATTAAGAGTGGAAGTAAGCGTCAGGCCAATAAGTTGACCGAGCAAATGCTGGCGATGGATTCAAAAGATGAGATGGAAAATGAGGTGCATAGAAATGATAAGCACTCTAAAAATAAGATACGACGTAAAGATGGCGAGAGAGATTGGCGAAATATTCTACACAG AGATGATGGGAGTTCAATAGCTATGAAAACTTTGAAACGAGTGGAGAGAGGGTGGGGTCAAGGAGGCTTATCATATTCTCAACCTCCACAAAAAGACTTTCTCGATCTTTCCTTCATGTAG